In Croceicoccus sp. Ery15, a genomic segment contains:
- a CDS encoding dicarboxylate/amino acid:cation symporter, with product MLSTWFRIPLWQRVIAALVLGVITGLVWGPRAESIKIVGDVFIASIKMLVVPLIFFSLVSGVAAIGDLRKLGAVGGRAMMLFVVTGQIAVWLGLTMGTLLKPGEGLDQSRIEMGTVPEAATQSWREMVLSIVPQSPVQVMADVNVLPLIVFALLIGIGILMAGEEGHPLPKIFDAGSVVMQKITMIVMELTPFGVFALMAWVAGSFGTDALLSLAKLVGLNYLGCLLIIFGIYSAMIKFLARLPVRDFFRGIVDAMAVSYSTASSNATLPVTLRCAERNLGVSNSVASFVIALGATINMNGTAMYLGLATLFGAQIFGVDLSWADYFMISITATLGAVGAAGIPGAGLIMMTLVFSSVGVPLETIAFVAGVDRIMDMMRTTTNVSGDAAVATTVAVMTGEIDRAEMISADDV from the coding sequence ATGCTTTCCACCTGGTTCCGAATTCCGCTGTGGCAGCGGGTTATCGCCGCGCTGGTTCTGGGCGTGATCACGGGGCTGGTGTGGGGTCCGAGGGCGGAAAGCATCAAGATCGTGGGCGACGTCTTCATCGCATCGATCAAGATGCTGGTCGTGCCGCTGATCTTTTTCAGCCTGGTATCGGGCGTGGCCGCCATCGGCGACTTGCGCAAGCTGGGTGCCGTGGGCGGGCGGGCGATGATGCTGTTCGTAGTGACCGGCCAGATCGCGGTGTGGCTGGGCCTGACGATGGGCACGCTGCTGAAACCGGGCGAAGGGTTGGACCAGTCGCGCATCGAAATGGGCACCGTGCCCGAGGCGGCGACGCAAAGCTGGCGCGAAATGGTGTTGTCGATCGTGCCGCAAAGCCCCGTGCAGGTGATGGCCGACGTCAATGTGCTGCCGCTGATCGTCTTTGCCCTGCTGATCGGCATCGGCATTCTGATGGCGGGCGAAGAAGGCCATCCGTTGCCGAAAATCTTCGATGCGGGGTCGGTGGTGATGCAAAAAATCACCATGATCGTGATGGAGCTGACCCCGTTTGGCGTATTCGCGCTGATGGCGTGGGTCGCGGGCAGTTTCGGCACCGATGCGCTGCTCTCGCTCGCCAAGCTGGTGGGGCTGAATTACCTTGGCTGCCTGCTGATCATTTTCGGCATCTATTCGGCGATGATCAAATTTCTGGCGCGGCTGCCGGTACGGGATTTCTTTCGCGGCATCGTCGATGCCATGGCCGTGTCCTACTCTACCGCCAGTTCCAATGCGACGCTTCCAGTCACGCTACGCTGTGCAGAGCGGAACCTTGGCGTTTCCAATTCGGTCGCCAGCTTCGTGATCGCGCTTGGCGCGACGATCAATATGAACGGCACGGCAATGTATCTGGGGCTGGCGACATTGTTCGGCGCGCAGATTTTCGGCGTGGACCTTTCATGGGCGGATTATTTCATGATCTCGATCACCGCGACGCTGGGCGCTGTGGGCGCGGCGGGAATTCCCGGGGCGGGGCTGATCATGATGACGCTGGTGTTCTCCAGCGTGGGCGTGCCGCTTGAAACCATCGCCTTTGTCGCGGGTGTCGATCGGATCATGGACATGATGCGCACCACGACGAATGTGTCGGGCGATGCCGCGGTGGCGACCACCGTGGCGGTCATGACGGGTGAGATCGACCGTGCCGAAATGATCAGCGCCGACGACGTTTAA
- a CDS encoding YigZ family protein — protein sequence MRIIDKIISDRGSKYAVSGAPCASAAEAGDLLAQLKRNKRFAKATHNSWGLICADGPVKNDDGEAGAGMVILRMLEREGLRDHLIVVTRWYGGKHLGGDRFRHVQDAVRIYLEGLS from the coding sequence ATGCGGATTATCGACAAGATCATTTCGGACCGCGGATCGAAATATGCGGTTTCGGGTGCGCCCTGCGCGTCGGCGGCAGAGGCGGGGGACTTGCTGGCGCAGCTGAAGCGCAACAAGCGTTTCGCCAAGGCCACGCATAACAGCTGGGGCCTGATCTGCGCCGACGGCCCGGTCAAGAATGACGACGGCGAGGCAGGGGCGGGCATGGTGATCCTGCGCATGCTCGAGCGCGAGGGACTGCGCGACCATCTGATCGTCGTCACCCGCTGGTATGGCGGCAAGCATCTGGGCGGCGACCGGTTCCGCCACGTGCAGGATGCGGTGCGGATCTATCTCGAAGGCTTGAGCTAA
- the dapE gene encoding succinyl-diaminopimelate desuccinylase: MTDSATLSPLDLASRLIACPSVTPATGAVFDALEAMLHPLGFTVWRSMDGEAPDGPVENLLALRSGPENSRHFAFAGHLDVVPTGHGWNSDPFTPEVRGDMLFGRGAVDMKSQIAAMVAAAANIPQEAGTISFIITGDEEGPARFGTLALMEHMDARGIRPDLCLVGEPTSVNRLGDMMKIGRRGSVNIWLEVHGNEGHVAYPHLAANPIPRLVAMLAELDALVLDEGTEWFQPSNLEITDLEVGNPATNVIPAVAKARLSIRFNDRHTGNELATRVMAIAERHGGVARPVISGEPFLTAPGDFSTLLADAIRAETGVEPEMSTSGGTSDARFLKNLCPVIEFGPCNATMHKRDEAIAIPDLEALVRIYERAALAALSL; encoded by the coding sequence ATGACCGATAGCGCCACACTCTCGCCGCTGGACCTTGCCAGCCGTCTGATCGCCTGCCCCAGCGTGACCCCCGCCACCGGCGCGGTGTTCGACGCGCTGGAAGCGATGTTGCACCCGCTGGGCTTCACCGTCTGGCGCAGCATGGATGGCGAAGCGCCCGACGGGCCGGTCGAAAACCTGCTGGCGCTGCGCAGTGGCCCTGAAAACAGCCGCCATTTCGCCTTTGCCGGCCATCTTGACGTGGTGCCCACCGGCCATGGCTGGAACAGCGATCCGTTCACGCCCGAAGTGCGCGGCGACATGCTGTTCGGGCGCGGCGCGGTCGACATGAAAAGCCAGATCGCGGCGATGGTCGCGGCGGCAGCGAATATCCCGCAAGAGGCGGGGACGATCAGCTTTATCATCACCGGTGACGAGGAAGGCCCCGCCCGTTTCGGCACGCTGGCCCTGATGGAACACATGGACGCGCGCGGGATAAGGCCCGATCTGTGCCTTGTCGGCGAACCGACCAGCGTGAACCGGCTGGGCGACATGATGAAGATCGGGCGGCGCGGCAGCGTGAATATCTGGCTGGAAGTGCACGGGAACGAAGGGCATGTCGCTTATCCGCATCTGGCCGCCAATCCGATCCCGCGCCTTGTCGCCATGCTGGCCGAGCTGGACGCGCTGGTACTGGACGAGGGGACCGAATGGTTCCAGCCATCGAACCTGGAGATTACAGATCTTGAGGTCGGCAATCCGGCGACCAATGTGATCCCCGCCGTCGCCAAAGCGCGGCTCTCGATCCGGTTCAACGACCGGCACACGGGCAACGAGCTGGCGACCCGCGTGATGGCGATTGCCGAACGCCACGGCGGCGTGGCCCGTCCCGTCATCAGCGGCGAGCCGTTCCTGACCGCGCCGGGCGATTTCAGCACGCTGCTGGCCGATGCGATCCGCGCCGAGACGGGGGTGGAGCCCGAAATGTCGACCAGCGGCGGCACATCGGATGCCCGCTTCCTGAAAAACCTGTGCCCCGTCATCGAATTCGGCCCGTGCAATGCCACCATGCACAAGCGTGACGAGGCGATCGCCATTCCCGATCTTGAGGCGCTGGTCCGGATTTACGAGCGCGCGGCGCTGGCGGCCCTCTCGCTTTAG
- a CDS encoding M14-type cytosolic carboxypeptidase, protein MQPIAIHAAFDSGNIETRRISGAQAWLELRPDPGNAFKQWFHFGISGAHGRELVLKIGDLNNSAYPAGWPGYHAAVTEDRLHWNRATSSFDANEDGGTLTIRYTPSGDLAWFAYFAPFSLERHMELVARSAAAKGVGHRVLGHSLDGRPIDCLELGEGEKHVWLFARQHPGESMAEWWMEGALAKLTDHSDPVARALRKAVRFHIVPNCNPDGSFRGHLRTNAVGTNLNREWDNPTPEQSPEVLAIRNAMDETGVHFAIDVHGDEAIPHVFLAGFEGMAGLQPHQQAGFDRYSALLDAQTPDFQTRHGYPITPAGRGNPAMATNQLAARYGCVSMTLEMPFKDHDDLPDPVQGWSAERSSQLGRSCLDALYRWLKES, encoded by the coding sequence GTGCAGCCCATCGCCATCCACGCCGCCTTCGACAGCGGCAATATCGAAACACGCCGGATCTCGGGCGCTCAGGCATGGCTGGAACTGCGCCCCGATCCCGGCAATGCCTTCAAGCAATGGTTCCATTTCGGCATCAGCGGCGCACACGGACGCGAGCTGGTTCTAAAGATCGGCGATCTCAACAACTCGGCCTATCCCGCCGGTTGGCCGGGATATCACGCTGCAGTGACAGAGGACCGGCTGCACTGGAACCGCGCGACCAGCAGTTTCGACGCGAACGAGGATGGCGGCACGCTGACCATCCGTTACACGCCATCGGGCGATCTGGCGTGGTTCGCCTATTTCGCGCCTTTTTCGCTCGAACGGCACATGGAATTGGTTGCGCGCAGCGCGGCGGCCAAGGGGGTCGGCCATCGCGTGCTGGGCCACTCGCTCGACGGGCGGCCGATCGATTGCCTCGAACTGGGGGAAGGCGAAAAGCACGTCTGGCTATTCGCGCGGCAGCATCCGGGCGAAAGCATGGCCGAATGGTGGATGGAAGGTGCGCTCGCCAAGCTGACCGACCACAGCGATCCGGTCGCGCGTGCACTGCGCAAGGCGGTGCGGTTCCACATCGTGCCCAATTGCAACCCCGACGGTTCTTTCAGGGGCCATTTGCGCACCAATGCGGTTGGGACCAACCTCAACCGCGAATGGGACAATCCGACGCCAGAACAATCGCCCGAGGTATTGGCGATCCGCAATGCAATGGATGAAACGGGCGTCCATTTCGCCATCGACGTGCATGGCGACGAAGCCATTCCCCACGTGTTCCTTGCGGGATTTGAGGGGATGGCGGGGCTGCAACCGCATCAGCAGGCAGGGTTCGACCGTTACAGCGCCCTGCTCGACGCGCAGACGCCCGATTTCCAGACGCGGCACGGCTATCCCATCACGCCGGCCGGACGGGGAAATCCGGCGATGGCGACCAACCAGCTTGCAGCGCGCTATGGCTGTGTCTCGATGACGCTGGAAATGCCGTTCAAGGATCACGACGATCTGCCCGATCCGGTACAGGGGTGGAGCGCGGAGCGATCGTCCCAGCTGGGTCGCAGTTGCCTCGACGCGCTCTATCGCTGGCTGAAAGAGAGTTAA
- a CDS encoding DUF4136 domain-containing protein has translation MTTNFTRSTLIPAVLASAMLGGCAPSLQPIQVTRFHAPEIANAGQYGSISVVSAPSGAGEIGGESGATLAVAPYHDAVLAELVRIGFTPAASGSSTRVAEVKLTRSTWQPGRDGSPVSVGVGGSTGSYGSGVGVGLGIDLSGPPPEQVGTHMSVVIRDRASGQSVWEGRAEQVVAAKQELAQPAASAQALAKALFVDFPGENGESYSVKQK, from the coding sequence ATGACGACAAATTTCACGCGATCCACCCTGATACCCGCCGTGCTGGCCAGCGCCATGCTGGGCGGCTGCGCACCCTCGCTTCAACCGATACAGGTTACGCGTTTTCACGCACCCGAAATCGCCAATGCAGGCCAATATGGCAGCATCTCCGTCGTGTCGGCACCATCTGGCGCCGGAGAGATTGGGGGTGAGAGCGGGGCCACGCTCGCCGTCGCGCCCTATCACGACGCCGTTCTGGCCGAACTGGTACGCATCGGCTTTACGCCCGCCGCATCGGGCAGCAGCACCCGCGTGGCAGAGGTGAAGCTGACCCGCAGCACATGGCAACCGGGCCGCGATGGCAGCCCCGTCAGCGTGGGCGTCGGCGGATCGACGGGTAGCTATGGATCGGGCGTAGGCGTCGGCCTTGGCATCGATCTGTCGGGCCCGCCGCCCGAACAGGTCGGCACCCATATGTCGGTGGTGATCCGCGACCGCGCCAGCGGCCAGTCCGTCTGGGAAGGGCGCGCCGAACAGGTCGTCGCGGCCAAGCAGGAGCTGGCCCAGCCCGCAGCCTCGGCACAGGCGTTGGCCAAGGCGCTGTTCGTGGACTTTCCGGGCGAGAACGGCGAAAGCTATAGCGTCAAGCAGAAGTAG
- a CDS encoding zinc-ribbon domain-containing protein, which translates to MRVTCSQCDKAFSIPSDLVGGDGRAMRCGECGSRWWQDGDGSTMVAEASSRTLVVTSDGRYREEHHRFTSFFDGISNRFSAQPDDAAGYDTGRFQRLKHSRAQRRHREANAIVEAEYKEIRDFGHIRDWCRMWLPRMAVIALFLAVPLILFLAP; encoded by the coding sequence ATGCGCGTGACCTGTAGCCAATGTGACAAAGCCTTTAGCATCCCTTCCGATCTGGTCGGGGGCGATGGCCGTGCCATGCGCTGCGGCGAATGCGGATCGCGCTGGTGGCAGGACGGCGACGGTTCGACCATGGTGGCAGAGGCATCCAGCCGTACGCTGGTCGTGACGTCCGACGGCCGCTATCGCGAGGAGCATCACCGCTTTACCTCGTTCTTCGACGGGATTTCGAACCGCTTTTCCGCCCAGCCCGACGATGCGGCCGGATACGATACGGGCCGGTTCCAGCGGCTTAAACATTCGCGCGCGCAGCGCCGCCACCGCGAGGCGAACGCCATTGTGGAGGCGGAATACAAGGAAATCCGCGATTTCGGCCATATCCGCGACTGGTGCCGCATGTGGCTGCCGCGCATGGCAGTGATTGCCCTGTTCCTTGCGGTGCCGCTGATCCTGTTCCTTGCGCCCTGA
- a CDS encoding cell wall hydrolase, which translates to MEEHIQPSPAMADDVPATAEPAGPLLRSARAFGIGLPVLLAGVAMVAYWPDGGTNGAKPGVPAAKAAPVTVPTPAIEVAADETSALKIMEIDEESAAELNATRPFDGKPEIPGAFRFAAGADDRVRATDCLAAAAFYEAGVDREGQRAVAQVVLNRVRHPAYPKTVCEVVFEGAERKTGCQFTFTCDGALRRRPSEVQWRAAQKVASEALAGSVDKSVGTATHYHADYVVPYWSPNLQKIAQVGPHIFYRWPGGFGSRRVFRDQGKREEPQIAKLAWLSNHRAMDDAEAPTGPEPQSFAEMVGSLPPSQAGQTAGRRIVLGLDMKQPSGRWAMTALDSCGGRADCQVVGYPAGRAAEGRPAFLYTRDGNSGLDRALWDCRTVTRPSADQCLPEDDAALRHLMRDRSRLAAN; encoded by the coding sequence ATGGAAGAACATATCCAGCCGAGTCCCGCGATGGCGGACGACGTGCCTGCCACAGCGGAACCCGCAGGACCGCTCTTGCGCAGCGCGCGTGCGTTCGGCATCGGCCTGCCTGTGTTGCTGGCGGGCGTGGCGATGGTCGCATATTGGCCCGATGGTGGCACAAATGGTGCCAAACCGGGCGTTCCAGCGGCCAAAGCAGCGCCCGTCACCGTTCCGACCCCTGCGATAGAGGTCGCGGCGGACGAGACAAGCGCCCTCAAAATCATGGAAATCGACGAGGAGAGCGCGGCGGAGCTGAACGCGACGCGGCCCTTCGACGGCAAGCCCGAAATCCCCGGCGCATTCCGCTTCGCCGCTGGTGCGGACGACCGCGTGCGTGCGACCGACTGCCTTGCCGCCGCCGCTTTTTACGAAGCGGGGGTCGACCGCGAAGGCCAGCGCGCTGTGGCACAGGTCGTGTTGAACCGTGTGCGCCATCCGGCCTATCCGAAAACCGTTTGCGAAGTCGTGTTCGAAGGGGCGGAACGCAAGACCGGCTGCCAGTTCACCTTTACCTGCGATGGCGCGCTGCGCCGCCGCCCCAGCGAGGTGCAGTGGCGCGCCGCGCAAAAGGTGGCGAGCGAGGCTCTGGCAGGATCGGTCGACAAATCGGTCGGCACCGCCACGCATTATCACGCGGACTATGTAGTCCCCTATTGGAGCCCGAACCTGCAGAAAATCGCGCAGGTCGGACCGCATATCTTCTATCGCTGGCCGGGCGGCTTCGGAAGTCGCCGGGTCTTCCGTGACCAAGGCAAGCGCGAGGAGCCGCAAATCGCCAAGCTGGCGTGGCTGTCGAACCATCGCGCCATGGACGATGCCGAAGCGCCCACCGGACCCGAACCGCAGAGCTTTGCCGAAATGGTCGGTTCATTGCCCCCGTCGCAGGCAGGGCAGACCGCCGGACGGCGCATCGTGCTGGGTCTGGACATGAAACAGCCGTCGGGCCGCTGGGCAATGACCGCGCTCGACAGCTGTGGCGGCAGGGCGGATTGCCAGGTCGTCGGCTATCCCGCTGGCCGCGCGGCAGAGGGGCGACCCGCGTTTCTTTATACGCGAGACGGCAATTCCGGCCTTGACCGCGCATTGTGGGACTGCCGGACCGTCACGCGCCCTTCGGCGGACCAGTGCCTGCCCGAGGACGACGCGGCGCTGAGACATCTGATGCGTGATCGCAGTCGCCTAGCCGCCAATTAG
- a CDS encoding response regulator transcription factor, producing the protein MSDLVSLVCRNPLQREGLARILSASEFEVLSSAADVRDIDWAATDADALAVVDTDVTTDAVGAVQSILAQNPTLKCVLLVDMLDMRVMLDAFRAGAHAYLVKDMDYVPLVTTLKLAAQGQKIVPPNIIDALEGQAISFSDPAGAEKALDSANLSQRETDVLCCLMAGHSNKVIARSLDVSEATVKVHVKAILRKLKVGNRTQAAIWATNKSVGAHSPMGAQLLAM; encoded by the coding sequence ATGTCCGATCTCGTATCTCTTGTTTGCCGCAATCCGCTTCAGCGTGAAGGGCTTGCACGTATTCTGTCCGCTTCCGAATTCGAAGTGCTGTCCTCGGCCGCCGATGTGCGCGATATCGACTGGGCGGCCACCGATGCCGATGCGCTGGCGGTTGTCGATACCGATGTCACCACCGACGCGGTGGGCGCGGTCCAGTCAATTCTGGCCCAGAACCCCACGCTGAAATGCGTGCTTCTGGTCGATATGCTTGATATGCGCGTCATGCTGGATGCTTTCCGCGCCGGTGCCCATGCCTATCTGGTCAAGGACATGGACTATGTCCCGCTAGTCACCACGCTCAAGCTGGCTGCGCAGGGGCAGAAGATCGTCCCGCCGAACATCATCGACGCTCTGGAAGGGCAGGCGATCAGCTTTTCCGATCCCGCTGGTGCCGAAAAAGCGCTGGATTCGGCCAATCTTTCGCAGCGCGAAACGGATGTTCTGTGCTGCCTGATGGCTGGCCATTCGAACAAGGTGATCGCCCGTTCGCTGGATGTCAGCGAAGCGACTGTAAAGGTTCACGTCAAGGCGATCCTGCGCAAGCTGAAAGTCGGCAATCGCACGCAGGCGGCGATCTGGGCCACGAACAAAAGCGTAGGCGCTCATTCGCCGATGGGTGCACAGCTGCTGGCGATGTAA
- a CDS encoding polysaccharide biosynthesis/export family protein encodes MTLPADLRRTAAVSGRRFLRAALVSGAIAITGLGLSGCASTGYPTASVSEANKSVSSGYAVAAGDNLKITVFDEPSLTNEFQVDSAGNLAMPLIEKVAVTGKTPNEVAALIGAELKSGGYVLDPKVSVEVLAYRPVYVLGEVSQPGEYPYSPDLTFFQAIAKAGGFTPRANKTMVVLQRAAWSSPRTIKLTDEPLMIAPGDTVMIEESFL; translated from the coding sequence ATGACCTTGCCTGCCGATCTTCGCCGCACCGCTGCGGTTTCGGGCCGCCGGTTTCTGCGCGCGGCGCTTGTATCGGGCGCGATCGCCATCACTGGCCTCGGCCTTTCCGGCTGCGCCAGCACCGGTTATCCTACGGCCAGCGTGTCGGAAGCGAATAAGTCCGTCAGCTCGGGCTATGCCGTCGCAGCGGGCGACAATCTCAAGATCACCGTTTTTGACGAACCCTCGCTGACGAACGAATTTCAGGTCGACAGTGCAGGCAATCTGGCGATGCCGCTGATCGAAAAGGTTGCCGTAACGGGCAAAACCCCGAACGAGGTCGCCGCGCTGATCGGCGCCGAACTGAAGTCGGGCGGCTATGTGCTCGACCCCAAGGTATCGGTCGAAGTGCTGGCCTATCGCCCCGTCTATGTTCTTGGCGAGGTTTCGCAGCCCGGTGAATATCCCTATTCGCCGGACCTCACTTTCTTTCAGGCGATCGCCAAGGCTGGTGGTTTTACGCCGCGCGCGAACAAAACAATGGTTGTTCTGCAGCGAGCCGCATGGTCGTCGCCCCGCACGATTAAGCTTACTGACGAGCCACTTATGATCGCTCCGGGCGACACTGTGATGATCGAGGAATCGTTCCTTTGA
- a CDS encoding outer membrane beta-barrel protein, which yields MSDRSLFSRPAARTAAAIAAAVAMQTAAHAQPLDVDTPESLLLRPETDGVRTGNVLILPRIEYDIEHDTNIYNTDSFEVEDTLAVFRPSVTVRPDLARHEIALEADAMLRRYFDTTSENSDQWGVAARGRLDFAERTSADASVRYAQRIEARGTYGDQFLTDEPLAYDVFEVRGGLQRTGGVLELRAGGNFSKVRYDDATLDGVEQPSDWRDENTLGGFVRADYEVSGKLRTFVELNASQIDYQSSPDDTPRDSNGYGVLVGLRTEVSDLVDAEAAIGYTHRSFDDPAVENFDGFNFRVSGRWTPTPRWLFGLEGARTFERSPQVNVPAVLQTRLRAVAQRSLGRRMLTGFEVTYDNWDYQGIDRDEARVGGELTLRYLIIDEITAIAGAGYRKQTGSGVDVPREYEGASFRVGLSITL from the coding sequence GTGTCGGACCGGAGCCTGTTTTCGCGCCCTGCGGCACGCACCGCTGCCGCCATAGCGGCGGCAGTTGCGATGCAGACGGCCGCGCATGCGCAGCCGCTCGATGTCGATACGCCCGAAAGCCTGCTGCTGCGTCCGGAGACCGATGGCGTGCGCACAGGCAATGTGCTGATCCTTCCGCGTATCGAATATGATATCGAACACGACACCAATATCTATAACACCGACAGCTTTGAGGTTGAGGACACGCTTGCCGTCTTTCGCCCGAGTGTCACGGTAAGGCCCGACCTTGCGCGTCACGAAATCGCGCTTGAGGCCGACGCCATGTTGCGCCGCTATTTCGATACGACAAGCGAGAATTCGGACCAGTGGGGCGTTGCTGCCCGCGGGCGGCTGGATTTTGCCGAACGTACATCGGCCGATGCCTCGGTGCGCTATGCGCAAAGGATCGAGGCGCGCGGCACTTACGGCGACCAGTTCCTGACCGACGAGCCGCTGGCCTATGACGTGTTCGAGGTGCGCGGCGGGCTCCAGCGTACCGGGGGCGTGCTGGAACTGCGCGCTGGCGGCAATTTTTCCAAGGTGCGCTATGACGATGCCACGCTGGACGGGGTGGAACAGCCCAGCGATTGGCGTGACGAGAATACGCTGGGTGGCTTTGTCCGGGCAGACTACGAAGTGTCGGGCAAGCTGCGCACTTTTGTCGAGCTGAACGCAAGCCAGATCGATTACCAATCCAGCCCTGACGATACGCCGCGCGACTCGAACGGTTATGGCGTTCTCGTCGGCCTGCGGACCGAGGTGTCGGATCTGGTCGATGCCGAAGCGGCCATCGGCTATACGCATCGCAGCTTTGACGATCCTGCGGTCGAGAATTTCGACGGCTTCAACTTCCGCGTGTCGGGCCGCTGGACGCCTACTCCGCGCTGGCTGTTCGGGCTGGAAGGTGCACGGACTTTCGAACGCTCGCCGCAAGTGAATGTACCCGCCGTGCTGCAGACGCGCTTGCGTGCCGTCGCACAGCGCAGCCTTGGCCGCCGCATGCTGACGGGATTCGAAGTGACTTATGACAACTGGGACTATCAGGGCATCGACCGTGACGAGGCGCGCGTAGGCGGCGAGCTGACGCTGCGCTATCTAATCATCGACGAGATAACGGCCATCGCCGGTGCGGGCTATCGCAAGCAGACCGGTTCGGGCGTCGATGTCCCGCGCGAATACGAGGGGGCCAGCTTCCGCGTCGGCCTGTCGATAACGCTTTGA